The nucleotide window CCCAGGCGATTGTCCACGGGCCGCGCTTGCTGCTCCTCGACGAGCCCACCAACGGGCTCGATCCACCGGCCCGCGAGCGCATGCTGAAGCACATTCTCGAGATTCGCGACCGCGGCGACACCCAAATCATCCTGTCGTCGCACCTGCTGCGCGACGTCGAGCGCTGCTGCGACGAAGTGTTGGTGCTCAAGGAGGGGCGAGTCGCCGTTTTCCGCGACCTCGCCGCCGAGCGACGCTCCAACCGTCAGTTCCTGGAGATGGAGGTGCGCGGTCCCGAGGAGACCTTCACGCAGGCGGTGCGGGCCCTCGGCGTGGAGTGCGCCGTTTCCGGCAATGGTCGCGGGCCGCGACGCCTCAAGGCGGTGCTGCCGAGTGGCTTCGAGGTGCGCGAGCTCTACCGCCTGGCCCACGAGCAGGAGGTTCAGATCCGCCGCTTGACCTACAAACGAGATTCCCTGGAAGAGATCTTCTTGCAGGCCATGGAGGACGGCAATGGCGGTCTTTGAGCGTACTCTCCGCCCCTTCGAGGGCGCCCTGACGGCGCCGCGCTGGCGCTTCCTGGTGCTCAGTCGCTATGCGCGCCAGCAAGTTTTCCAGTCTCGTTTGCTGACCGGCTTTTTCGCCCTCTGCTTCGCGCCCTTCGTATTCGCGACGCTGGTCGTCTACCTGCGCTACAACCTACCGGCCCTCGAGGCCTTCAACATCGACGCCGGCGGCCTGCCGCCGATCGATCAGACCTTCTTCTTCTACTTCCTGCGGTTGCAGGGCTTCCTGGCCTTCCTGCTCACCGCCTTCATCGGTCCCGGGTTGATCGCCCCCGATCTCGCCAACAACGCTCTGCCGCTCTACCTTTCCCGGCCGTTCTCGCGCTTCGACTACGTGCTCGGCAAGCTGACGGTGCTGTTCGTGTTGCTGTCAGCGGTGACCTGGCTGCCGGTCGGTCTGGCCTGGTTCCTCAACGGCACCTTGCGGCCAGAGTCCTGGAGCGCCGAGTACCTCGGAACGGGCTTCGCCATCTTCGTCGGCTCCTGGGTCTGGATCTTGATCCTGGCGCTGCTGGCGGTGGCCTTCTCCGCCTGGCTGAAGTGGAAGATCCTCGCCGGTACGGCACTGTTCGCGACCTTCTTCGTCGCCGGTGCCCTGGGCGAGGCCACCAACCAGATCTTCGACACCCGCTGGGGTGACCTGATCAACCTCGGCAACGTCATCACCCGCATCTGGGACGGCCTGTTCTTCTCCACCTCGACGGGCTCGATTCCGCTGTGGAGCGCTTGGGTGTCCCTGGCTCTGATCTGCGCCTTCTGCCTGTGGATCTTGAATCGCAAGCTGCGCGCCTACGAGGTGATCTCATGAGCTCCGACGGCACGGTTCGCTTCGACGGCGTTTCGAAGTTCTACGGCGAGGTCCTGGGGGTCAACCACATCAGCCTGCGCCTCGAGCCTGGCATCACCTCCCTGGTGGGTCCCAATGGCTCCGGCAAGTCGACCCTGATGAACCTGATGGCCGGCCTGCTGCGGCCGTCCCGCGGCGAGATTCGGGTGCTGGGGATCCCCACCGATCGCCCCGAGGAGCTCTTCCGGGTGATGGGCTACGCCACTCAGTACGAGGGCTTCGCCCGCGGCATCACCGGTCGGCGCCAGCTGATCAGCATTCTCAAGATCCACGGTCTCGACGGCCCTGCCGCCGCCGAGCGGGCCGAGCAGGTGCTCGCCCGGGTCGGCCTGACGCGCGCCGCCGACCGCAAGATCGCCGGCTACAGCAAGGGCATGCGGCAGCGCATCAAGCTGGCCCAGGCGATCTGCCACCGGCCGGCGGTGCTGCTCCTCGACGAGCCCCTGAACGGCCTCGATCCGATGGCCCGGGCCGAGATGATCGAGCTCTTCAAGGGCCAGGCCGAGGAGGGCATGCACGTCATCATCTCGAGCCACATCCTGCACGAGGTCGACATGATCTCGGACCGGGTGGTGCTGCTCAACGCCGGCTACGTGGTGGCCAAGGGCGAGATCGAGGGCGTCCGCGAGGAGGTCGAGGAGCAGCCGCTGCAGGTCTGGGTGCGCTGCGACCGGCCGGCCCGGCTGGCGGCGCGCATTCTCGAGCAGGAGCACGTCACCGAGATCAAGATCCACGAAGATCGCGGCGGCCTGATGGTGCGCACCAAGGACGCCGACGGCCTCTACCTCGACCTCAACCGGGTGGTGCTCGAAGAGGGCTTCGCCATCGAGGGCGTGGCGCCGTCCGATTCGGACGTCGCGGCGGTCTATGACTATTTGATCGGCCCCGGCCAGGGAGGGGGACAATGAGCCCGTCCGACGCCCAGGAAACCGCCATGACCGCGCCGGCAGCTCCGCCGGCTTCGCCCCAGCAGTCGCGCTTGCGACAGGCGCTGGCGGTCTTCCGCTTCGAGCTCGGCCGCATTCTCTGGGGCCCGGGAGTGCTGGCTTTGCTGCTGCTGGCGGCGCTGCCGGCCTTCCCTTTCGCGATCGTCTACCTGGTGCACCTGGCGGTCGAGCAGCCGCCGGGGCTGTCCGAAGCCACCACCTCCTACGCCTGGGCATTTCAGGTGTTCATCCTGCCGATGGTCACCTTCTTCGGCTGCGTCCTGATCTTCACCGGTCTGGTGCGCCGTGAGGTGCGCGAGCGTACCCTCCATCACCTCTTTCTGTGCCCGGTTCCGAGGCGCGTGGTGATGGCCGGCAAGTTTGGCGCCGGGGTGCTTTCGGCGAGCTTGATCTTCGGATTCTCGGCCTTGGTGACCTTTGTCTTGGCCTACCTGCCCCAGTTTCATCGCCACGGTCATGCCGCCCGCGAGTTCTTTCTCGCCGGTCCGGGGTTCTCGCATCTCTTCCAGTACCTGCTGGTGGTCGTGCTGGCGGCCATCGGCTACGGCGCCGTCTTCTTGTGTTTCGCCCTGTTCGTGCGCAACCCCATCATTCCGGTCTTCTTGGTGCTCGGTTGGGAGTCGATCAACGCCTTCCTGCCGCCGTTGCTCAAGAAGCTGAGCGTGTTCCACTACCTGCACGCCCTCTGTCCGGTGCCGCTGGTCAATCTGCCCTTCGCTCTCCTTGCCGAGGCGCCCTCGGCCTGGGTGGCGATCCCCGGGCTGCTGCTGCTCGCTTTCGGTCTGCTGATGCTCTCGGGCTGGCGCTTCCAGCATCTGGAAATCGATTACGGTGGG belongs to Acidobacteriota bacterium and includes:
- a CDS encoding ABC transporter ATP-binding protein; translated protein: MTAIIELDKLEVTLGKFPVLKGLEASMAGRCIGLLGPNGAGKTTLLHTLLGFHPPTGGSARIFGHDVRREVSAIRGLIGYMPERDAFIQGMTAVRFVRLMAEISGLPSGKALERAHEALFYVGLGEARYRPMGSYSLGMKQLAKLAQAIVHGPRLLLLDEPTNGLDPPARERMLKHILEIRDRGDTQIILSSHLLRDVERCCDEVLVLKEGRVAVFRDLAAERRSNRQFLEMEVRGPEETFTQAVRALGVECAVSGNGRGPRRLKAVLPSGFEVRELYRLAHEQEVQIRRLTYKRDSLEEIFLQAMEDGNGGL
- a CDS encoding ABC transporter ATP-binding protein: MSSDGTVRFDGVSKFYGEVLGVNHISLRLEPGITSLVGPNGSGKSTLMNLMAGLLRPSRGEIRVLGIPTDRPEELFRVMGYATQYEGFARGITGRRQLISILKIHGLDGPAAAERAEQVLARVGLTRAADRKIAGYSKGMRQRIKLAQAICHRPAVLLLDEPLNGLDPMARAEMIELFKGQAEEGMHVIISSHILHEVDMISDRVVLLNAGYVVAKGEIEGVREEVEEQPLQVWVRCDRPARLAARILEQEHVTEIKIHEDRGGLMVRTKDADGLYLDLNRVVLEEGFAIEGVAPSDSDVAAVYDYLIGPGQGGGQ
- a CDS encoding ABC transporter permease; translated protein: MSPSDAQETAMTAPAAPPASPQQSRLRQALAVFRFELGRILWGPGVLALLLLAALPAFPFAIVYLVHLAVEQPPGLSEATTSYAWAFQVFILPMVTFFGCVLIFTGLVRREVRERTLHHLFLCPVPRRVVMAGKFGAGVLSASLIFGFSALVTFVLAYLPQFHRHGHAAREFFLAGPGFSHLFQYLLVVVLAAIGYGAVFLCFALFVRNPIIPVFLVLGWESINAFLPPLLKKLSVFHYLHALCPVPLVNLPFALLAEAPSAWVAIPGLLLLAFGLLMLSGWRFQHLEIDYGGE